Genomic window (Rosa chinensis cultivar Old Blush chromosome 6, RchiOBHm-V2, whole genome shotgun sequence):
AGACTCGGCCAGGCATCACATGCTTCTATGATTTCGATCTTTTGTTTGGTTTGCTTCATAGAAATCAATCTCAGAACTATTTCTCATCGGCTGCAGGCAATTTTTGCTGGAGCAATCTCGTCCATAATTTGATCATTCTCGTTGTTTTCACTTTTCAGTAGTTGAGAAGTCATTTTCTCGGTTTTAAAAATTATGGACCATTTGGTCCAATCATAcggtaaactttttttttcttttttttttttaaacgaaTAGTTATGAATTCGATTCAAATATCTTGTATGATGCTCTTGTTAGGATTTTAAATGGTGGCCATCATAACTCGAAATATGTGATAATATTGGTTGATGGTGTTTTACAGCTTTGCAATATTCCTCTCTTATCGGTCCATATTTAAAACTAATTAATATCCACGAGACATTAAGAATCCACAAAGAGGAGTACTTTGATTTCTACCTCAAGTTTAGAgaatgacaaaagaaaaaataagcGTTGCGTAATCCAACAATGAATTTTGTACATTCTTACTTAAATTAGGTCAACGTTGTTTAAATaatgattatttttgtcataCTCATAAATGAATAGTTGCTATGTGTAATATTGCTCCTAAGTAATGAAATTGGCGTCTTATATTTAAGGAAAATATATATGAACATGAACATCCCACATTCCATCCAGTAGAGACTAGTAAAGTatagaaaaattgaaatttttttttttgacctagcaaagctctgctagggttgtggGCAACGCCCTTAGGGCTTTGTTTCTCTAAACTCTTCCATGTAAGATCCTTACGACACCAGCAATGGTGGCATCATCTTCATTTCTCCTGATTTGTCAAAGCGATTAGGTACAGAGTTGTGTGCTGTGGTATGGTAGTTTTTTTGGCTTGGTTGATCAAATCATTCCCTAATCCGCTTCATCTGTTTATGTTTATGGGTGGGCAGCGACCTAGCCCGGTCGATTGAAGGTTCTCCAAGATTATAGATCCTTAATAGTGTGCGTTTGGGGGATAACTGTGTTTTTAGTGGTGCAACATTGGATGGGTTTTGATCCAATACAAGGTCTAGCCACGGTGGGTGATGCCGGTGTCGGGGTTATTCGAAGACTCTACAACAGATGTTTTAGACCATCTTGGAATTGGACTTCCACCTTGCAGGTTATGATGTTCGGTGGTGGTGCTTGGTCAGTGAACGTAAAGGAAGCTGTGCTGTTGGGTTTGTTGTGCCAGTGGAGGTATTGGATGTTGAGCGTCAGGGATCGGTTTGGTGCCGGATCCAGATTTGGGATCTGGGTGGAATTTGAGTTTGGACTTCGGCCCACTCTTTTTGTTTGGCTATTTTCCATATTTAGAATGGTTTGGGGCCCCTGCTGGTTACTGGTATtggaattatttttttttcgataACATACTGGTATTGGATTTCTGACCTAGGTATATGGTATATGTTCATATATGATCTTGTCAACATGGCCTTTTATTGACATCGTTGGCCAGCTTCGATCTTTGGGTGGAAGATTGCCCTATGTTCTGCACCCAAATgatttttgtcattttgtgCATTGTATTTGCATGGGTAGTCAAACCACTGACTACTCACTTCACTACATGACTGCAATCCATGGTGTGAAATTAATTATGCATTCAGACGCTGCTGCTTTTACTTCAATATTATTTCTTTGTATTTCTGATGCAATTTTTGCATCTTTTCTTTTCGTaatgtttgttttctttattgATGCATTTTTGCTTGTATCATTGTACtctttctatttcaaaaaacttTGAGTGGTTCTAATTGGACTTCTAAATTTGCTATAAGGACCTCCATCATTTTTCAATAGTTATTAGACTTTGTCAATTCATATaaaaagacatataaggatacagagagaaagagaaaagaaaaaaaaaaactcttcttacctcccacGACAAACTAAGgacgtttttctttttacttttaaaGTATGTTCTTCCTTCAATCTCCATGCTTGGATGCGAGATAATACATTTGTAGAAATttttaaattgtaatttttttctaTTAAAGTCCCATATTTTGAAGATGGAATTAGATAAGTCTGACCTTTATACTTGTAAGCAAAACTACTCCTTATTTGTTTCAACTTTAGGAAGGGATAGATAAATGCAATAGTAACAAAAAATACTTGTAATTTCTTAGTTTGTTCTGCTACTTCCCTTAACTTTTTCTTCAAAGTTTCAATTCTCCATGGCTTACGACACTCCAAaatgttgaattgattgataGATCCGAGGGAACCAACATCAAAGAATCTCGCTTTTAGGAAAGGCTCTTCTTCGAGTTAGAGCGTTAATACCCGGAAGACTCACGAGCAGCGTTAATACCTGAAACTTGACTTACTTGACTAGTCCAAATCTGCAATTTGAttaattcattcttcttcttcttctcttagttGAATTAATAgagataataataaataaaaaaatagaacaaaagattGTTGAAGAATAAATTTAATTGGTCAAGgatattttgataaaattaaggAGGTGCACTTAGCTATTTAAGTATTTTAAAAAGTGAATTAGAGGTCCAATAAGTaggagaggtccaaatagcaaatttggaggtccaactaaaaCCTCCCATAAACTTTTTGACCTCcttattataaaattaaaaaaataaaaaaagtatagAAAAATTTGTGCAAggatggttctagttggaccttcaaatttgatatttggacttcTCGTATTTATTAAACcttcaatttaatttttttgaatacttaaaaagctaagtacATCttcttaattttaccaaaatatcctaaaaaaattaaattcatatcttcactatttttttattttattttttatctctatcaattcaatcacaaagaaTTTTGCATGGGAGTTGCCTACATTTTTGGTGTATCTAGTGGTGGAACCAAAAATTGATTCTTGGAGGGGCCGAACACTTGTTCGATTATGAAGATTTTTTTGTTAATCCAAATcatagtttgttttttttttgcaatgtgAATAGTTCTAAATCTAATAGAAAGAGTTGACATTggatcttaattagtaataactacaccaaaatacttaatgaatttaatttaaggaaatttagaATTAGATttttttgaatttacttttgtatcaTATGAGGGGGCTATGTATAGAgattaattatttttaaataattgttttaggtaaCTTATATTAATGGGGGAGGTAAAAAgagtatttgtttttctttttttctatctatgtctttatttatcttttcatatgagttgacaaacTCTAATGATAATTGAAAAAGATAGAGGTCAAAAATCAAATTTTGAGGTCCAATCTGAACCACCATTtgtgtgaaaagaaaaagagaagggtATAGAAAAAATgaatcctttaaaaaaaaaaatgaattgggCCAAAACTTTCACAATGATCCCAAAAGCATGGGCCCTCTAATACAAAGTTGGGTTTGGATATGTTCGTCCCggcccaaaatcaaatcacccTGACTCCAAAAAGACACGGGAATCCCCGAAGCCTCCAGAAGTTCAAAAAACCCTCCAAAAATCTCCATCAATTGTTAGACTCTGCTTCTCAGCTCTCAATTCTCCCATGGTAAGCAAatccctctctccttctctctcttcctctctctctatctctctcctaatttcttcttctgccTCCATTTCAGGACCAATCGTCTCCGGCGCTCGATGACTGCTTGAAGCTACTGAAAGGCGAAAGAGACGAGCAGCGCCTCGCCGGACTTCTCCTCGTCACCAAATTCTGCAAAGGCGACgacctctcctctctcctcactaTCTATGACGCCGTCGGCGTCCAATTTCTCGACCGGCTCCTCCGGACTGGTACTGTAGTTCTACGACTTGTtatatttgaacttcaatagCTGACGATTTTGAAACCCTAAAtaaatttgaagttcatttcgagctttgagaattaattagaTTTAGAAATTGTAGGCAAGCATGATTTGGAGTTTTGATTTTTTGACTGGTTAGGAATGGGAAAGGGAAGCATAAGCGAAAACCAAGAGGCGTATTTGCAGCTTTCAGTTACTGTTCTTGCTGCATTCTGCCGTGTTCCTGAAATTGCTGCTTCAAATGACATGGTTTCGAAGATTCCGCTAGTACTTGAAGTTTTATCCAAAGAGTAAGTTTAGGTTTAGAATGAGACTACCAATAATTTGTGAATAACAGTGTTGTTTAGGTTAGAAGCTGATTAGATTACTCGTTGAAATGCAGATCAGGCCCAGCCGTTCTTGAAGAATGCTACGAGTTTCTATATTTGGTTTCTACGGCTTCTGAAGATGGAATTATGACATTTTACTCATCTGGGGGCATGAAAATGCTGGCTTCTCATATGCCCAATTTACCTGATGGTATTGCTCTTATTTCGTTATTGATTGTTTGCTATAATTGCATTCCCAGAACTGTCGTAACTGTGGAGTTTCTTCTCATTGTAATAGTTACCTTCTCATCTTATGCAAAACATTCTTTTGGTGACTCGTGGGATTAGTTCATCAATTTTGTAAAGGACTTAAGAGGTGAAAATACTGTGCAGGTTCACATCAGATGAAAATCACTATGAAACTTGTGCAGTTGCTACTAACTAAGTTCTATCCTGACCGCATTAACAATGACTATCTACCAGAGCTGTCAATAATTGTGAGTTTGTTCTAACATATCCTCTTACAGTGCTCTTCTCTTCCCCGCTCCAGATTTTGTAGTTTAGCTGGAAAAATGAATTGTTATGAGAATTGTGAATCTGATTTGAATATAAGGTGGTATATGATTTTAAAAACTATTTTGCCCTTTCATTTTAGGTGGCTGCAATAGCAAGGCAATTTTCTATCTTGCATGATGCTATGAAATTTGATGCGCTGCACATACTGACGGCCATCTTctcaccaaaattttcggtaTGCAATAATTGTTTTTCTGTCTTTTCCAGAAGACAAGATCATTGGACTGAACTTGCTTGGTTAAACTATAATGGTTACATATTAAATCTTGTTGACGAAACAAAGCTCTTTCAGTCTCAACTAAACTACTGGTGCCTGTTATGACTGTATCTGTAATTCTTGACCGTGGTCTGCAGATTGATATTGGTAATTTTGACACTAAATCTGACATCTATCTGGTATTTTCAGGCACCGCTTTATGATTCTCTTCGTGCACTTCCCGAAAAAATTGGCCCGATTATATGCGTGATGGTATTGCTGCCATTCTACAAAACCGTGTTGGTATGTTGAACTCATGCATATTGTGATTTTTGAGATGACTGGTTCTTTTCGttcgttttcttttgttgttgccCATAATGTTATCTTATATAGGCCTGAAAAATTGACGGTTACTGATTTCCTATTCTCATGTGTTGACTGCAGCACCTACTGAAAAGCTTCAGGCACTTATTTTGGCTGAGTCTATGGTGACGATATTTGGGGAAAAGTGGCTGGTAGGTCAGATAAATTCAGCTGATGGAAAAGGGCCTTTTCCAACAGATAGGTATGCTATACTGGTGATATTTCATATCTGCATGGCTGAGTGTGGTGTACTTAGTATATTTCATGTTATGTAATGGGTGGGACTCACAGTCAGTTTTTCTTACATTTGTCAGGTGCTTAGTGCTAGTGCTGGAGCAATCAAGGGTTGAAGTTGCTGTTCTTCTGAATGAGCTAGCTTACTTAAAAGATGAAGCATCTAAGAAATCTTCACCTGCTGCTGAGACAATCTTTTTAAAGAAACGGAATGTAGCTATTGCCTTTTCCATACTGGAAAAGATAATTAATTTAATATCAAATGCGAGTGAGAATGAAGGTATGTCATGTTTACCAGATTACTGTCCTTCTAAGTTCCATCAATCTGTTAGATAATAATCCTAGTGTTCTTTCACTCTTGTTAAAGAGTTGTGACCCTTGAAGCAGGGAAATGTGCAtatgaaacaatattttgaatgTTCCTGTCCCTTTTCACATTTGGGAGTTCCTTCAGTTTTTGATCTTCTTAGTCTGATATGAATTAAAATCATACAAGACAAGATAAATTAGTCTTGTTGTGTTGCAAGGGAGCtgtttgaaattctaaatgctttcttgtttggtCATTGATAGTAATCATCTCTGTTGCAATCATTTGTAGGGGACCTTATCCACGAAAATACTTTGTCAATGGTCATTAATGGCCTTAATGAGACAATTGGTGTAGTTCTAGAGTATTTACAAGATGCAAAGGTAATAGTACTGACATTATAACCTTGGATTTTACAGTTTTTACTATGTTATTTTATTCATATTATGGTTTTCCAGGAACATGAACAAAGGAAGGGAGATGATCTTCTGGCTTCAGTGCGGGTTATAGGCAGGTATTGTGTCATCTCTCTTTGTAATTATATTGGGGAGATTTTTAGAGAAGGTTGCTTTGTTAAATTGTTGGTCTTGAAAACTTCTGACGGTAGTGATGGGTGCATTGTGCATATGAACAGATGCATGTTCACATGTAAATCCATGTTTCTTCCTAAGCTTGCTACTTGAAATTTTAAGTAATGACATCTAAACCTGTTTACGATGCTAAAATTAGTCATCAGCTAATGGCTTTTAGCTGTAGTAAGCAGGATCTGATGTTGCATGAACTTGTAATCATACCACAGAAAAAGCTAAAATTCCTGTCCTTTATCATATGGTATTTAGATTAGTGAAGATAATACTGTTAAGCTGATATATGTGTTGCAGCTATCTTGCAGAAGCACCTCTTGCATGCAGAGAGAAGGTTAGAGAACTTTTAGAGTATATGCTCTCTATTGAAGGTGAAGATGAACCAAGGTTTAGTAACTCTGGCATAATTATTGCTTAATGAGCCAATAAACCTTAAATGTGGTCTATGAGAATGATCTTTATCTGTAACATGTCTAAATGCAGACCCTTCTATGCTATATGCTTTTTGCTTCCAATGCTGTGTCAATTGACAATGGAGGTCAAAGGATGTAAAGCGTTGATTTCTTGTGGAGGTCATAAGTCTGTAAGTCGGTGTcatttaattcctttaatgtagATCCTCATACTAGTTTATATCCGACCGAAATACatatttttgttttccaatttcactgTTGTGGTTTTTATATAGTGGCTTATGAAGCATGTTTAAGTGGTGAAGAATTTGCTATAAATTTTTACATGTACTGGTGTGCGTCACCAACATCTACATGCCATTTAGAAAGCAAATTGATTCTACTTGCAGGTTGTTGATTGCCTTGTAAATTTGATTGGGCCACATGGTTACAAGGTGGAGGATAGGGGCTGCATCTTTTTGGCATGTGACACCATCTTGAATCTTCTTCTAAAGGTAGTGTATCATCATCATTTTATACCATTGGTTACTTAAGTATGCAATTAACGAACATTGTCCGTCTCTTTTCATGAATAGAAAGAGCAAGTGCAAGCCCCATTGGATTATTCGACTCTCGTCAATCTATTGAAAGCGTTGGCACACTGGACAGGTACCATCTAAATTTTCCCTTCCCTTTAATATGCACAATGCACCTGCCTATAATTTCTGTGTACTGCCTATTATTTCTGTTTTGGAAAATTTGTATGTCTTGTACTATCCATATTTCTTGCATTTCTAAAAGCATTAACCTTTTGAATAGTACCTATCTACTAGTAACTTTTAAACCTGAGATCTCTTCCTGTGCTTCTTTTAGAAGCATAAGACTAGATAAATACTGGAGACATGTTGTTTTCTCTGAACTAGAAAAACTCTTAATCTAGAATACTTTTCTCTTTTGCCATACTGTCTTAAACTTGTTATGTCTTTCTGTTCAATGATCATTTTCTGTCTCTGGGTTTCTAATGTCAGATCTTACAATTCTTACTTTTAAGGGATCTTACAATTCTTACTTTTAAGGGAGTTTTGTATCTGTGTTTCAACAATTCTTATTATTAAGGAATTTTTGTTTGCATATTGCAAGTAGTTCATTAGCAATGGGAAAGTTGATAGTGAGCTTAGAGCTGTATTAACGGCATTCATTTTAATTCTAAGCATGTTGTTCCCCTTAATGTAAAAGATATGTCATTAATTGGAATTCTTGTACACTGATTTCAGAGGGTGTAGATGACCCGTCAATCATAATGATGGCATCAAGTATTTGCACACTGCTGTTTGACTTTACTTCGGAGAAGGCTCTTCTTAAGCATCCCGACTTTGATGAGAGCTGTCTTAATAATCTGTCTCGGCTCATTGCAAGAAGTATGGCTGCATGGGGACAGGTATATTGCTGATGTGTTGACTGGCACATAAATATAATACGAGTGTGTTTACACTGACCTTCATGTTTAACATGGAGAGCGAGGCAGTTAGGCCCAATGTATAGCCAAATTGAATTTTGCTTGGACGTTGGACCTTTATCAATGTGTTCACATTATTAACTCTTGAATGGTGCCATAGGAAATTGATTTCCCTTTTTAACTATTTATTGAAGGATATGTCTGATGCTGCTAAAGCAGAAACAGATCTTCTTGAGATTGTTACGGCAGGTTTGTCAGCTGCTCTCTTcgatttatttcctttttcttttcctttgatgCTGTGGGGTGGGTGGAATGGATAGTTTTTTAAGCTTTGAAACATTAGTTCTTTCtctctcagagagagagagagaaggactgTCAATCTAACAAAGTGTCCTTTGTTGCAGGATATTCTCGATGGGTCACTCGCTTCCCTTGTGTAAGAGATGCTGTTGAGAGATAGGTAAACCGATCCTTGAGTGAAAAGTTGGTCATAACATAAGTAGATAGATGATTTATTAGTTCTTGTATTGACGCTTTTTTCTCACAAATTAGAATTTCATAGATTGAAAGGTTGTATAAATGAGATAGATTGCTTGACTTGTTCTCCTTAGTCGGATTCAACCAGATGAATGATGAGAATGGGGCAAGGGATTATTCTTGTGTTTGATTCAAATGTGCAACAGCCAAAGAGTAACACCTCATGTGCTCCTGCTTTCTCTGTTTCATCATCGCTTGTTCTGGCATGTTGTATGTATTATATTAATACTCGTATTTTTTCACCTTTTAGAAGAAAATCTTGTAGAGAACTATAATAGTATTAATAGACATAGCTGTGGATGGTCACtggcaagaaaagaaaatggttgCAGGAAGAACAACTGAACAAGCAGGCTGTAACTGGCCAAGCCAAAATACTCCAAGCAACAATGATTGGAGATGCCCTTATGATAGTTGCTTTGaccaaaggagaagaaaaaacaactcttttttctttttcagttttcttttcTGGTGTGAAAAGATAACCAACTTGTTTTTGCATGATCATCGTACTGCATATAGGTGAAGCGTATGAGATAGCCACATATTTGACAAAAACTTGAGGAAATGTGGATGGAAATATCACAACGATGCGTTTAAGAGTGTATACGACCGTTTCTAGAGTCCAGGTACTACCAAAATTTCAGTCTCCTCTCACCGGCACAATAACCGTCAGATGAGATATGCTtttttcctttggttggaaatgagattaaaaaaacaaatgattgggAGGCGAAAGTAGAAAGAAGAGGAGCACTACGAACTGGCTCCCCAGTCCCCACTTATTGGACATGGACTCAGTAGTGTTGTGGGATGACCGGGCGTTGTCTGCAAACCACCAAGAATAATCATATCTAGCCACAAAGACGGTCTGTCAAGGAGAGGTTAATCTGAACAAGTCAACCCACATAGGACACAGAAGATGAAACTGTGAACGAAGTTGTTACCCAAGGGCATTTAAGGGAGAGGAGAAAGGCATGTGCTTTATTATTGGAGAAGGATCCAAACTGAGAAAGTCTTCTCGGTCATCtttcatctctacaaaatatcAAGATTCCCTTTGAAGTTTGAAGTCCTCGCTTGGTTGATGTCGTGGAGCTCCGGGATCATCTAAAGTCCTCGCTTCTCCGAGCTTTTGATGAAGAAGTTGCAATCTAGATATTTGTTAAGGAAGACTGTCGTCTTAGCTGTAAGCCTCATCCAAGATTTCAAATGACCATAAAGCCTTACTGTTTTCACCGTGACGGCACTCCAATTACACTTAACGGCCTTTTAacagtcaatttttttttttttgcagagaGCAGTCTGAAGTCGTCCTTGGGCCCACCCTGGTGCTCTCTGCATTGGTGCCGTGCAGGGCTGCAGCCTACTCCCTAATCCCTATCATCGCCGTTCTTTTCTTGCAATTAAGTCGTTTCTGCAACTCTACTTCCACTTGTTTATGGACAATCCCTGCAAACCATCTACCTGAGCTTTCCCAGTCATCTAGCTAGCTCTCAAAGGCAACAACTCACTTCGGTATCTTTCTACTAGGGCAGGTGTGAATTCACTTCTTTTTCTACTCCTTTATTTTTCTCCGGTCGTAAAGAACGAAGCATTTTTCTCCTGTGCATGAAA
Coding sequences:
- the LOC112168749 gene encoding LOW QUALITY PROTEIN: neurochondrin-like (The sequence of the model RefSeq protein was modified relative to this genomic sequence to represent the inferred CDS: inserted 1 base in 1 codon) produces the protein MDQSSPALDDCLKLLKGERDEQRLAGLLLVTKFCKGDDLSSLLTIYDAVGVQFLDRLLRTGMGKGSISENQEAYLQLSVTVLAAFCRVPEIAASNDMVSKIPLVLEVLSKESGPAVLEECYEFLYLVSTASEDGIMTFYSSGGMKMLASHMPNLPDGSHQMKITMKLVQLLLTKFYPDRINNDYLPELSIIVAAIARQFSILHDAMKFDALHILTAIFSPKFSAPLYDSLRALPEXNWPDYMRDGIAAILQNRVAPTEKLQALILAESMVTIFGEKWLVGQINSADGKGPFPTDRCLVLVLEQSRVEVAVLLNELAYLKDEASKKSSPAAETIFLKKRNVAIAFSILEKIINLISNASENEGDLIHENTLSMVINGLNETIGVVLEYLQDAKEHEQRKGDDLLASVRVIGSYLAEAPLACREKVRELLEYMLSIEGEDEPRPFYAICFLLPMLCQLTMEVKGCKALISCGGHKSVVDCLVNLIGPHGYKVEDRGCIFLACDTILNLLLKKEQVQAPLDYSTLVNLLKALAHWTEGVDDPSIIMMASSICTLLFDFTSEKALLKHPDFDESCLNNLSRLIARSMAAWGQDMSDAAKAETDLLEIVTAGYSRWVTRFPCVRDAVER